A stretch of the Nicotiana tabacum cultivar K326 chromosome 6, ASM71507v2, whole genome shotgun sequence genome encodes the following:
- the LOC107812268 gene encoding auxin-induced protein AUX22 has protein sequence MATELEITELRLGLPGGKIEKSEKKRVYSEITSSDQNSSNNVNYDDDNYKYCQNKNQVVGWPPVCSYRKKNSFKMYVKVSMDGAPFLRKVDLSNHKDYSQLVMALEKLFDCYGIGEALEDADKSEYVPIYEDKDGDWMLLGDVPWQMFSESCKRLRIMKRSDAKVIGIGARDFLKGMSQEK, from the exons atggCAACAGAACTTGAAATTACTGAACTCAGGTTGGGACTTCCTGGGGGGAAAATAGAGAAAAGTGAGAAGAAAAGGGTGTATTCTGAAATTACAAGCAGTGACCAAAACAGCAGCAACAACGTTAATTACGATGATGATAATTATAAGTACTGTCAAAACAAGAATCAAGTTGTGGGGTGGCCGCCGGTTTGTTCTTATCGGAAAAAGAACAGTTTTAAAATGTACGTTAAAGTTAGTATGGATGGTGCGCCATTTCTGAGGAAAGTTGATTTGAGCAATCACAAGGACTATTCTCAACTTGTTATGGCTCTTGAGAAGCTCTTTGACTGCTATGGAATTG GGGAAGCATTGGAGGATGCGGACAAGTCAGAGTACGTTCCGATCTATGAAGACAAAGATGGAGATTGGATGCTTCTTGGAGATGTTCCATGGCA AATGTTCAGTGAGTCATGCAAAAGGCTAAGGATTATGAAGAGATCGGATGCGAAGGTTATAGGGATTGGAGCAAGGGACTTTCTCAAGGGAATGTCTCAAGAGAAATGA